Proteins from one Candidatus Nitrospira nitrificans genomic window:
- a CDS encoding glycosyltransferase family 4 protein → MRIAQVAPLWESVPPKLYGGTERIVSYITEELVAQGHDVTLFASGDSETTARLEAICPQALRLNTGIFNRDAPMMMLQERGLGAARGFDIIHSHLDFIGFPLARRNTIPVVTTLHGRQDLPELEPVFREFSEMPLVSISDAQRKPLPWANWAATIHHGLPRNLYAFHPQAQGYLAFLGRISPEKRPDHAIEIAKRAGLPLRIAAKVDPADQNYFEAEIEPLLNHPLIEFVGEISDAEKDDFLGNAMALVCPYDWPEPFGLVLIEALACGTPVLAYRRGSIPEIINHGVTGFICETVSEMVDAVGQLSFIDRRRCRAAFDDRFTAERMARDYVALYECLLEDGSAQAAHAFTAEPHKILGRG, encoded by the coding sequence ATGAGAATCGCGCAAGTGGCTCCATTGTGGGAAAGCGTCCCGCCCAAACTGTACGGGGGGACGGAACGAATCGTTTCGTATATTACGGAAGAGTTGGTCGCGCAGGGACATGACGTCACGCTGTTTGCCAGCGGCGACTCAGAAACAACCGCGCGGCTTGAAGCGATCTGCCCTCAGGCCCTCCGATTGAATACCGGCATCTTCAACCGGGACGCTCCGATGATGATGCTTCAGGAACGGGGCCTTGGAGCGGCGCGGGGCTTTGATATCATCCATTCCCATCTGGATTTCATCGGATTCCCGCTGGCACGGAGGAACACCATTCCGGTTGTCACGACCTTGCACGGCCGGCAGGATTTGCCCGAATTGGAACCGGTCTTCCGTGAATTCTCGGAAATGCCCTTGGTGTCCATTTCAGACGCCCAGCGCAAACCGTTGCCTTGGGCCAATTGGGCGGCGACGATCCACCATGGTCTTCCTCGAAATCTCTATGCGTTTCATCCTCAGGCGCAGGGGTATCTGGCCTTTTTGGGGAGAATTTCCCCTGAAAAACGTCCGGACCACGCGATCGAAATCGCCAAACGGGCCGGCCTTCCCCTGCGGATTGCGGCAAAGGTCGATCCTGCCGATCAGAATTACTTCGAAGCTGAGATTGAGCCGTTGCTCAACCATCCACTGATTGAGTTCGTCGGAGAGATCTCCGATGCTGAGAAAGACGACTTTCTCGGCAATGCGATGGCGCTGGTGTGTCCTTACGATTGGCCGGAACCTTTCGGGTTGGTGCTGATCGAAGCCTTGGCCTGCGGAACTCCGGTGTTGGCGTACCGACGGGGATCGATTCCTGAGATCATCAACCACGGCGTCACCGGTTTTATTTGCGAGACGGTGTCCGAAATGGTGGACGCGGTCGGACAGCTCTCCTTTATTGATCGACGGCGCTGTCGGGCGGCCTTTGACGATCGGTTTACCGCTGAGCGGATGGCACGCGATTATGTGGCCTTATATGAATGTCTTCTCGAGGACGGATCCGCGCAAGCCGCACACGCCTTCACTGCCGAACCGCATAAGATTCTAGGACGAGGCTGA